A part of Gossypium hirsutum isolate 1008001.06 chromosome A07, Gossypium_hirsutum_v2.1, whole genome shotgun sequence genomic DNA contains:
- the LOC107956410 gene encoding uncharacterized protein — KPPISNPSLLPRLDASSVSPPCFTLCLNPSPTLFSSSLSTQIKSASISKTKENPFSSSPSFIFVSIFSLSIFLNSVVSIFDAFSSKDRVGTVLQLQVLSLALLFLIYSALGLLNNKKGSYFWPDPVLELVLLLAFVEEFLLYYLQRKDTSGIENRYFDPLCVPIAICVVSTMLELRSNRSIYSKSVRGIGLILHGTWFVQMGFSFYTNLMVHGCSLHEKSRGNYTIKCRSHPDYHRARFIATLQFNCHLALLVVLVVGMLSLIGKRNGVVVGASGDGLRYKPLGAEIQLMDSNRGNFTLDSDDDLDSGIKEEDGLVKEKSAVVELGGNGHASHV, encoded by the coding sequence aaaccaccgatttCTAATCCCTCTCTTTTGCCCAGATTAGATGCCTCTTCAGTTTcccctccctgttttaccctctgCCTCAACCCGAGTCCAACTCTATTTTCTTCTTCACTTTCAACCCAGATCAAATCTGCCTCTATTTCTAAAACTAAAGAGAACCCTTTTTCTTCTTCACCATCTTTCATCTTTGTATCAATCTTTTCCCTTTCGATTTTCTTAAATTCTGTGGTTTCAATCTTTGATGCTTTCAGTTCAAAAGATCGGGTGGGGACGGTGCTCCAGTTACAAGTGCTCTCACTTGCTCTGCTCTTCTTGATTTACTCTGCTTTGGGTCTTTTAAATAATAAGAAAGGTTCATACTTTTGGCCTGATCCTGTTCTTGAATTAGTTCTGCTTTTAGCTTTTGTTGAAGAATTTTTGTTGTATTACTTGCAAAGAAAGGATACAAGTGGGATTGAGAATAGATATTTTGATCCTTTATGTGTTCCCATAGCAATTTGTGTGGTTTCAACAATGTTAGAATTGAGATCTAACAGGTCCATTTACTCGAAATCGGTACGAGGTATTGGGTTGATTTTACACGGAACATGGTTTGTGCAAATGGGATTTTCATTTTACACTAATTTGATGGTTCATGGATGTAGCTTACATGAAAAAAGTAGAGGGAATTATACTATTAAATGCAGAAGTCACCCTGATTATCATAGAGCAAGGTTTATTGCCACATTGCAATTCAATTGCCATCTTGCTTTGCTTGTGGTTCTGGTTGTTGGGATGTTATCGCTTATTGGCAAAAGAAACGGTGTTGTTGTTGGTGCTTCAGGGGATGGTTTGCGGTATAAGCCATTAGGGGCTGAAATACAGCTAATGGATAGTAATAGGGGGAATTTCACTTTGGATTCCGATGATGATCTCGATAGTGGGATTAAAGAAGAAGATGGTTTGGTGAAAGAGAAGTCGGCTGTTGTGGAATTGGGTGGTAATGGCCATGCTTCACATGTCTGA